From Lusitaniella coriacea LEGE 07157, a single genomic window includes:
- a CDS encoding CHASE2 domain-containing protein: MTKTTFQLEIIQLGNTCHFKLSGERGLTIATQLDYPAAITQLYAQWRKSYLGYYQRLRGKVEGSGVARLKNIDWRGDLVQAEAKLLDQFHYWLLSHELHPITRKIAQASLAEDCQRVEIFITCNSKELARLPWETWEIGTHLGTKGKIYIARSPANISDESVHPIRRKPRILAIFGDDTGLDLKKDKEELESLFGKDVITFVGWKQGDKNCDDLKHKIVREIADEKGWDILFFAGHSNEGLGGELSIAPNTSIFIREIEPALEIAKEKGLQFAIFNSCSGIDIAQSLINLGLNQVIVFREPIHNQVAQEFSKQFFRSLAQYKDVNESMVDACQFLKQQEKVLTYPSAYSIPSLFRHPEAELFRLQPKGWKRWLPSRLEIVALGSVLALSILPPLQDGLLGIRLTTQATYRYATQQVGFQKRAPVLLVQIDEASRLKDPRLREISPIDYSYLGDLLNKLSKLEPKTIGIDYVLNREKEQTENTNKLRKVIENTVNKDILLVFAADEFTGKDAGVSPQIADLNRTMQGDIYFFPGYVELLPHGKDCIETCPFAYLLAIAHQLKQESFDLQSQAQQSLRTSVANYLNSAKNLDEKTAFLHRLRLPIFPSFALWLRPIVDFSLPPNQSYERISAHKLLEGDIPPRIGQQVVLIAPGGYGEAGLYEEGSDNFPIPLALNFRVKQFTGGEYHAYMLHHLLTQRLVVPISNFWMVLLAALLGKGAMLMLIGNPHQRKQWIVVLYGATTVYMVMALQAYISVAVLLPCVFPLAVFWTYIHFSSNTEKFQ, encoded by the coding sequence ATGACTAAAACAACCTTTCAACTGGAAATTATACAACTGGGTAATACGTGCCATTTCAAATTATCCGGGGAACGAGGACTAACCATTGCAACTCAACTGGATTACCCTGCTGCTATTACCCAATTGTATGCACAATGGCGCAAAAGCTACCTCGGTTACTATCAAAGATTGCGAGGGAAAGTTGAGGGAAGTGGAGTTGCTCGCCTCAAAAATATAGATTGGCGTGGCGATTTAGTTCAAGCGGAAGCAAAATTATTAGACCAATTTCATTATTGGTTACTCAGTCACGAATTGCATCCTATTACTCGTAAAATTGCTCAAGCTAGTTTAGCCGAAGATTGCCAGCGCGTAGAAATTTTTATTACTTGCAATTCCAAAGAATTAGCTCGTTTGCCTTGGGAAACCTGGGAAATTGGAACACACTTGGGGACAAAAGGCAAGATCTATATTGCGCGATCGCCTGCCAATATTAGCGACGAATCCGTACACCCTATTCGCCGCAAACCTAGAATTCTGGCAATTTTTGGTGACGACACGGGACTCGATCTCAAGAAAGACAAAGAGGAGCTTGAATCATTGTTTGGTAAAGATGTCATCACGTTTGTGGGATGGAAACAAGGAGACAAAAATTGTGACGATTTAAAACATAAAATTGTTCGAGAAATTGCCGATGAAAAGGGCTGGGATATTCTCTTTTTTGCCGGACACAGTAATGAAGGATTGGGAGGAGAATTAAGCATTGCGCCCAACACATCGATTTTTATTCGCGAAATTGAACCCGCACTCGAAATAGCAAAAGAAAAAGGATTACAATTTGCAATCTTCAACTCCTGTAGTGGCATCGATATCGCTCAATCTTTGATTAATTTAGGACTCAATCAAGTTATTGTTTTCCGCGAACCTATTCATAATCAAGTCGCCCAAGAATTCTCAAAACAATTCTTTCGCAGTCTCGCTCAATACAAAGATGTCAATGAGTCAATGGTGGATGCTTGTCAGTTTCTCAAGCAACAGGAAAAAGTACTCACCTATCCTTCCGCTTATTCAATTCCTTCCTTATTTCGTCACCCTGAAGCTGAATTATTTCGCTTGCAACCGAAGGGATGGAAGCGTTGGTTACCAAGTCGTTTGGAAATTGTTGCCCTGGGTTCTGTCTTGGCATTAAGCATTTTACCGCCCTTACAAGATGGGTTGTTAGGAATTCGGCTCACTACTCAAGCTACTTATCGTTACGCGACTCAGCAAGTCGGTTTTCAAAAACGCGCGCCTGTCCTCTTGGTGCAAATTGATGAAGCTTCTCGACTCAAAGATCCGAGACTAAGAGAAATTTCGCCCATCGACTATAGCTATCTAGGAGATTTGCTAAATAAACTTTCAAAACTAGAGCCTAAAACAATTGGTATTGATTATGTTTTAAATCGCGAAAAAGAACAAACTGAGAATACAAATAAACTCAGGAAAGTTATTGAAAATACAGTTAACAAAGACATTTTATTGGTTTTTGCTGCTGATGAATTCACCGGAAAAGATGCGGGTGTTAGTCCTCAAATTGCCGATCTCAATCGAACAATGCAAGGGGATATCTATTTCTTTCCGGGATATGTTGAGTTGTTACCCCACGGTAAAGATTGTATTGAAACTTGTCCCTTTGCCTATTTGCTCGCGATCGCGCACCAACTCAAACAAGAATCTTTCGATCTCCAATCCCAAGCACAACAATCTTTACGGACTTCGGTCGCGAACTATCTCAATAGTGCCAAAAATTTAGATGAAAAAACAGCATTTTTACATCGTTTGCGACTGCCAATTTTCCCAAGTTTTGCTCTGTGGTTACGCCCCATCGTAGACTTTTCATTACCTCCCAATCAATCCTACGAGCGCATTTCCGCCCATAAGTTATTGGAAGGCGACATTCCCCCCAGAATTGGTCAGCAAGTGGTTCTAATTGCACCAGGAGGCTATGGTGAGGCGGGATTATACGAAGAGGGAAGCGACAATTTTCCCATTCCTTTAGCCCTAAATTTTCGAGTGAAGCAATTTACGGGAGGCGAGTATCACGCTTATATGTTGCACCATTTATTAACGCAGCGATTGGTGGTTCCAATTTCCAATTTTTGGATGGTTTTGCTGGCGGCGTTGTTGGGGAAAGGTGCAATGCTAATGCTAATTGGTAATCCTCATCAAAGAAAGCAATGGATTGTGGTGCTGTATGGTGCGACGACTGTTTATATGGTTATGGCACTGCAAGCTTATATTTCCGTCGCTGTGCTGCTTCCTTGCGTTTTTCCCCTTGCAGTTTTCTGGACTTACATTCACTTTTCATCAAATACGGAGAAATTTCAATGA
- a CDS encoding DUF1822 family protein: MTNITMNEFLEFTTPSETLELETEQIDRALQFSQAAKNSQRQWSLYVQSLALSSFEEWVKKRQPDLKLETDNCSLSNLIHANFLDAICKLQVGDFKVCLIPTMSLSDSEISIPRAVLDLPEFAAHFYIVIGIDEELEMAAIRGFLPRDRAIQERDRTQPQLDWNYSIDIARFENDFNDLLLYLQCLDVEAIPLPDPIRANNLTQLKNQLESLLPQIQNQSLWQVLSWEQGVAVLTHPELLDWIYRVQTGTILSPSQHISDFLKIITQQATNASRWIQEFAQEWTWEIINQPASSPLCSATQMKELIQEWTWQIFSPPVPSPIRSVTETKEASDIFSEIQQNHNLKIPPDAGYAYQDLAFENGIRLYGVTWSIPDEESWSLLLVLGAIPHQTLPSQVQWRISDQTGILIEESLQFGNENEYLFAKLIGTYDEKFLLTLISATGEELTLPPLEFSSNS, encoded by the coding sequence ATGACTAATATTACGATGAACGAATTTCTCGAATTCACAACACCGTCTGAAACCCTAGAACTCGAAACCGAACAGATCGATCGCGCGCTACAGTTTTCTCAAGCCGCGAAGAATTCTCAACGTCAGTGGTCGTTATACGTTCAATCTCTCGCGCTATCGAGTTTTGAAGAATGGGTGAAAAAGCGACAACCAGACTTAAAACTGGAAACTGACAATTGCTCTCTATCCAATCTTATTCATGCCAACTTCTTGGATGCAATTTGTAAGCTACAAGTGGGTGATTTTAAGGTGTGTCTCATTCCCACAATGTCTTTGAGCGATTCAGAAATTTCCATTCCCAGAGCAGTTCTAGATTTGCCTGAATTTGCCGCACATTTCTATATTGTCATTGGTATTGATGAAGAGTTAGAAATGGCTGCAATTCGAGGTTTCTTGCCGCGCGATCGCGCGATTCAAGAACGCGATCGAACTCAACCCCAATTAGATTGGAATTATTCAATAGATATTGCGCGATTTGAGAATGATTTTAACGATCTATTGCTCTATCTACAATGTCTGGATGTTGAAGCAATTCCTTTACCCGATCCCATTCGCGCCAACAATCTTACTCAACTTAAAAATCAGCTTGAATCCTTACTTCCTCAAATCCAAAATCAATCCCTTTGGCAAGTTTTGAGTTGGGAACAAGGCGTTGCAGTCTTAACTCATCCAGAATTACTCGATTGGATTTATCGTGTTCAAACAGGAACAATTCTCTCGCCAAGCCAGCATATTTCCGATTTCCTGAAAATCATCACTCAACAAGCCACAAATGCGAGTCGCTGGATTCAAGAATTCGCACAAGAATGGACTTGGGAAATAATTAATCAACCCGCTTCGAGTCCGCTATGTTCAGCTACACAAATGAAAGAATTGATACAAGAATGGACTTGGCAAATATTTAGTCCTCCCGTTCCCAGTCCAATAAGATCGGTCACAGAAACAAAAGAAGCAAGTGACATCTTCTCTGAAATTCAACAAAATCATAATCTGAAAATTCCTCCAGATGCAGGTTATGCTTATCAAGATTTAGCCTTCGAGAATGGAATCAGGCTGTATGGCGTTACTTGGTCAATTCCCGATGAAGAAAGTTGGAGTTTATTACTCGTTCTTGGCGCAATCCCCCATCAAACTTTACCTTCGCAAGTGCAATGGAGAATTTCAGATCAAACGGGAATTTTAATTGAGGAATCTCTCCAATTTGGGAATGAAAACGAGTATTTATTCGCTAAATTAATCGGAACCTATGATGAGAAATTTTTATTGACGCTCATCTCGGCAACAGGAGAGGAATTAACCCTACCTCCCTTAGAATTTTCTAGTAATTCGTAA
- the pth gene encoding aminoacyl-tRNA hydrolase gives MTETSKIITPQLIVGLGNPEKKYDKTRHNIGFEAVDILAQRWQTKWQDNRRFKGQFAEGRSSTGDKVYLLKPSTYMNRSGESIRSVVDWYKLSPESLLVIYDDMDLPLGRLRLRLSGSAGGHNGIKSTISHLGGQNFPRLRIGIGKSQNATVSHVLGRFSPEENKIVTDVLKLVVDAMEMSLKEGVEKAMSLYNSQIIAAKNQSKNKG, from the coding sequence ATGACTGAAACTTCTAAAATAATTACCCCACAACTCATTGTTGGATTAGGCAATCCCGAAAAAAAATACGATAAGACACGACATAATATTGGTTTTGAAGCTGTCGATATTTTAGCGCAGCGCTGGCAGACTAAATGGCAAGACAATCGCCGTTTTAAAGGACAATTTGCTGAAGGAAGGAGTTCCACAGGCGACAAAGTTTATTTACTCAAACCTTCCACTTATATGAATCGGTCGGGAGAATCGATTCGTTCTGTCGTAGATTGGTATAAATTATCTCCAGAATCCCTTCTCGTTATCTACGACGATATGGATTTACCTCTCGGACGGTTGCGCCTCAGATTGTCCGGTTCTGCGGGGGGACACAATGGCATTAAATCAACGATTTCGCATCTTGGCGGGCAAAATTTCCCCCGTTTGCGGATTGGAATTGGAAAATCACAAAACGCAACTGTTTCCCACGTTTTAGGACGTTTTAGTCCAGAGGAAAACAAAATAGTCACCGACGTTCTCAAACTCGTTGTTGATGCGATGGAAATGAGTTTGAAAGAAGGGGTTGAAAAAGCAATGAGTCTTTACAATAGTCAAATAATTGCAGCAAAAAACCAATCAAAAAACAAGGGGTGA
- the speA gene encoding biosynthetic arginine decarboxylase: protein MGSKTRSTNRHKSKPLPLSSLEDSRETPWTIEDSEKLYRIQGWGEPYFSINAAGRVMVSPQGDRGGSLDLYELVESLRQRNLGLPLLIRFPDILADRVERLNACFSRAIARYNYPNTYRGVYPVKCNQSRHLVEALVEFGKPYHFGLEVGSKPELAIALATLEPSSPHATAPLLMCNGYKDREYIETALLATKLGHFPIIAIEQLEELHLILEIAKKLEIPPVLGVRAKLSAKGSGHWGDSTGDRAKFGLTIPQILAVTTHLQREGMLDSLQLLHFHIGSQISSISTIKDAIREAAQIYGELVNLGAKMQYLDVGGGLAVDYDGSKTNFYASKNYNMQNYANDIVAEVKEACEEREIDAPILVSESGRAIAAHQSVLIFDILGTSDVSPELPPTVEGKEHLILRNLWETYQTLTPENYQETYHDAIQFKEEAISLFSFGYLSLQERARAEQLYWACCQKILDITRTQDNVPDDLEDLEKNMASIYYANLSVFQSAPDAWAIAQLFPIMPVHRLNEEPTQRATLADLTCDSDGKIDRFIDSRNAKEILELHSLPKSEPYYLGMFLVGAYQETMGNLHNLFGDTNVVHIRATPTGYQIDRVVKGDAIADVLSYAQYDPEDLIENIRRLTENALQDRRLTLEDAQRLLQNYEKTLDRYTYLS from the coding sequence ATGGGAAGTAAGACAAGATCGACCAATCGCCACAAATCAAAACCATTACCTCTTTCCAGTTTAGAAGACTCTCGCGAAACCCCTTGGACGATTGAGGATAGCGAGAAACTCTACCGCATTCAAGGATGGGGAGAACCTTATTTTTCCATCAATGCAGCAGGACGGGTGATGGTGTCGCCGCAAGGCGATCGCGGGGGTTCCTTGGATTTGTACGAACTGGTAGAATCCCTGCGCCAACGCAATTTAGGATTGCCCCTCCTGATCCGCTTTCCCGATATTCTAGCCGATCGCGTGGAGCGATTGAATGCGTGTTTTTCCCGCGCGATCGCGCGCTATAACTATCCCAATACCTACCGGGGGGTTTATCCGGTTAAATGCAACCAAAGTCGCCATCTCGTTGAAGCGTTAGTGGAGTTTGGCAAACCTTACCATTTTGGCTTAGAAGTGGGTTCCAAACCCGAACTCGCGATCGCGCTAGCCACCCTAGAACCCTCTTCTCCCCACGCAACCGCACCTTTGCTGATGTGCAATGGTTATAAAGATCGAGAGTACATCGAAACCGCACTCCTCGCCACCAAACTAGGTCATTTTCCCATCATCGCGATCGAACAACTCGAAGAGTTACATTTAATCCTTGAAATCGCCAAAAAACTGGAAATCCCCCCCGTACTCGGCGTTCGTGCCAAACTGAGTGCCAAAGGTTCGGGACATTGGGGCGATTCTACCGGAGATCGTGCCAAATTCGGACTCACCATTCCCCAAATCTTGGCGGTTACAACCCACCTCCAAAGAGAAGGAATGCTCGATTCCTTGCAACTCCTCCATTTCCACATCGGTTCGCAAATCTCCTCGATTAGCACGATTAAAGATGCGATTCGTGAGGCGGCGCAAATTTATGGGGAATTGGTCAACTTGGGTGCAAAGATGCAGTATCTCGATGTGGGTGGCGGTTTGGCGGTGGATTACGACGGTTCCAAGACCAACTTCTACGCCTCGAAAAACTACAATATGCAAAATTACGCCAACGATATTGTTGCAGAGGTCAAAGAAGCTTGTGAAGAGCGGGAAATTGATGCACCGATTTTGGTGAGTGAAAGCGGACGCGCGATCGCGGCGCACCAATCCGTTCTCATCTTTGATATCCTCGGAACGAGCGACGTTTCCCCCGAACTCCCCCCAACCGTTGAAGGGAAAGAACACCTCATCCTGCGCAACCTCTGGGAAACCTACCAAACCCTAACGCCCGAAAACTACCAAGAAACCTACCACGATGCCATTCAATTCAAAGAAGAAGCCATCAGCCTCTTCAGCTTTGGCTACCTGAGTTTACAGGAACGCGCAAGAGCCGAACAACTTTATTGGGCGTGTTGTCAAAAAATTCTCGACATTACTCGCACGCAAGATAACGTTCCCGACGATCTCGAAGACCTCGAAAAAAATATGGCATCCATCTACTATGCCAATCTCTCCGTATTCCAATCCGCACCGGACGCTTGGGCGATCGCGCAACTCTTTCCCATTATGCCAGTTCACCGCCTCAATGAAGAACCCACCCAACGGGCAACTTTAGCAGACCTCACCTGCGATAGCGACGGCAAAATCGACCGATTCATCGACTCGCGAAACGCCAAAGAGATCCTCGAACTTCACTCCCTCCCAAAATCCGAACCCTACTACCTGGGAATGTTCCTTGTCGGCGCATACCAGGAAACTATGGGAAACTTGCACAACCTCTTCGGCGATACCAACGTGGTGCATATCCGTGCAACTCCCACAGGCTATCAAATCGATCGCGTTGTCAAAGGGGACGCGATCGCGGACGTGTTAAGCTACGCCCAGTACGACCCAGAAGACCTCATCGAAAATATTCGCCGCCTCACTGAAAATGCGCTGCAAGATCGCCGCCTCACCCTTGAAGACGCACAGCGACTCTTGCAAAACTACGAAAAAACTTTAGATCGTTACACCTATTTAAGTTAA
- a CDS encoding Uma2 family endonuclease: MIIQTTPQLLTVDDFIMQYGERDRYELIDGELIDMEPTGLHEQVIAFLGRKLNVEIDRLNLPYIIPHRCLIRTSNDTAFRPDLIVLDQTQLIHEPFWQNQPVITSNTAIKLIAEVVSTNWQNDYARKVEDYAILGIPEYWIVDYLGIGGREYIGKAKPPTLTKCQLVDDIYKKRLFRLNDVLESFTFPELQLQAGAIFAAGQL; this comes from the coding sequence ATGATAATTCAAACAACTCCTCAATTATTAACCGTTGATGACTTCATCATGCAGTATGGCGAGCGCGATCGCTACGAACTCATTGATGGGGAGTTGATAGACATGGAACCAACAGGTTTACACGAACAGGTTATTGCTTTTTTAGGGCGCAAGCTCAACGTCGAAATCGATCGCCTCAATCTACCCTACATCATTCCCCATCGCTGTTTGATTCGCACCTCAAATGATACAGCGTTTCGCCCCGACCTCATTGTGCTAGACCAAACGCAACTCATCCATGAACCCTTCTGGCAAAATCAACCTGTTATTACATCCAATACAGCGATTAAACTCATTGCAGAAGTGGTCAGCACCAACTGGCAAAATGATTATGCTCGTAAAGTCGAAGATTATGCCATTTTGGGCATACCGGAATATTGGATTGTAGATTATTTGGGGATTGGCGGTAGAGAATACATTGGCAAAGCCAAACCACCTACCCTTACAAAATGTCAATTAGTGGATGATATTTACAAGAAACGCTTATTTCGGCTAAATGATGTACTGGAATCTTTCACTTTTCCAGAGTTACAACTGCAAGCAGGAGCAATTTTCGCAGCGGGTCAATTGTAG
- a CDS encoding SWIM zinc finger family protein, which yields MGEFSRTWWGQKFISAIETFTDSARLGRGRSYARGGKILKFSANEGKIEATVRGSINPYFGVYKEPRYRTEIAITPIPQKDWTKIIQRLSTNASFVSKLLLNEVPENIETSFLEVNKNLLPHTRTDLKTKCSCPDYSNPCKHIAGLCYRFAAELDEDPFLLFELRGISKEALQEELITTPLGKALIAGLGTQNLEPEPAISYYTEVQTELASPPSLKDFWLERQQNLSTASETIETNVAGILVKKQGDFPSFWRENSSFIEVMEELYQRVRTKNREIL from the coding sequence ATGGGAGAATTCAGCAGAACTTGGTGGGGTCAAAAATTTATTTCCGCGATCGAAACCTTTACGGACTCCGCACGACTCGGACGGGGACGTTCCTACGCCAGAGGCGGCAAAATCCTCAAATTTTCCGCTAATGAAGGCAAAATTGAAGCCACTGTTCGAGGTTCGATCAATCCGTATTTTGGCGTGTACAAAGAACCTCGCTATCGTACCGAAATTGCCATCACTCCCATTCCCCAAAAAGATTGGACAAAAATCATTCAACGCCTTTCCACCAACGCTAGTTTCGTCTCTAAACTCTTGCTTAATGAAGTTCCAGAGAATATTGAAACCAGCTTTCTTGAAGTCAATAAAAACCTCTTACCCCACACGAGAACAGACCTCAAAACTAAATGTTCCTGTCCCGATTACTCGAACCCTTGTAAGCATATTGCGGGATTGTGTTATCGCTTTGCGGCTGAGTTGGATGAAGATCCTTTCTTACTCTTTGAACTGCGGGGTATTTCAAAAGAAGCATTGCAAGAAGAACTGATCACAACTCCTCTTGGTAAAGCTTTGATTGCTGGGTTGGGAACCCAAAACCTCGAACCCGAACCCGCAATTTCCTACTACACCGAAGTGCAAACGGAACTTGCATCTCCCCCATCTCTCAAAGATTTTTGGTTGGAACGCCAGCAGAATCTCTCGACTGCATCGGAAACGATAGAAACAAATGTTGCAGGGATTTTAGTCAAAAAACAGGGCGATTTCCCTTCCTTTTGGCGCGAAAATAGTTCCTTTATTGAAGTGATGGAGGAACTCTATCAACGGGTGCGAACCAAAAACCGCGAGATTTTATAG
- a CDS encoding Uma2 family endonuclease: protein MIAQTETKQYTIDEYLELEIASETRSEYQNGEIIPMTGGTPNHNEIASILNAALRVSLKGKPYSIFIADQRLWIPDRTLYTYPDVMVLPKPLELQTGRKDTVVNPFFIAEVLSKSTKSYDRDEKFSAYRTIPTFQEYLLIDQYTAHVEQYSKTDSNKWIFTEYDDTESYISLSLIPFEIRLADIYEGLEFKPE, encoded by the coding sequence ATGATTGCTCAAACTGAGACAAAACAGTACACCATTGATGAGTATTTAGAACTCGAAATCGCCTCAGAAACTCGTAGTGAATATCAAAATGGAGAAATCATCCCGATGACAGGCGGTACACCCAACCACAATGAAATTGCTAGCATTCTCAATGCGGCATTAAGAGTCAGTTTGAAAGGGAAACCCTACAGTATTTTTATAGCAGATCAACGGCTTTGGATTCCAGATCGCACGCTTTACACTTACCCTGATGTGATGGTTCTTCCCAAACCGCTAGAACTGCAAACGGGACGCAAAGATACCGTTGTCAACCCTTTTTTTATCGCCGAAGTGCTTTCAAAATCAACCAAAAGCTACGATAGGGATGAAAAATTTTCAGCATATCGCACTATTCCAACATTTCAAGAATATTTATTAATCGATCAATATACGGCTCATGTTGAGCAATACTCTAAAACAGACTCCAATAAATGGATATTTACTGAATATGACGATACAGAATCGTATATTTCACTCTCATTGATTCCTTTTGAAATTCGTTTAGCAGATATCTATGAAGGTCTTGAATTTAAGCCAGAGTAG
- a CDS encoding Uma2 family endonuclease, with protein MIAQSETKRYTIEEYLELEIASETRNEYHNGEIIPMTGGTPNHNDIAGNLYILLKSALRGKDYRTFYTDQRLWIPSRSLYTYPDVMVLPKPLELQTGRKDTVVNPFFIAEVLSKSTQNYDRGEKFVAYRTIPTFREYLLIDQYRVHVEHHVKTAAHQWLFSEYDDPNVTLSLSTFEITIQIAKLYENIDFSTV; from the coding sequence ATGATTGCTCAATCTGAGACAAAACGCTACACCATTGAAGAATACTTAGAACTCGAAATCGCCTCAGAAACACGCAACGAATATCACAATGGAGAAATTATCCCGATGACAGGCGGTACACCCAACCACAATGATATTGCTGGAAACTTATATATTTTGCTCAAATCTGCACTCAGAGGGAAAGACTACCGGACATTCTATACCGACCAACGACTTTGGATTCCCAGTCGCAGCCTTTACACCTACCCTGATGTGATGGTTCTCCCCAAACCGCTAGAACTGCAAACGGGACGCAAAGATACCGTTGTCAACCCTTTCTTTATCGCCGAAGTGTTGTCTAAATCCACTCAAAATTACGATCGCGGCGAGAAATTTGTTGCCTATCGGACAATTCCCACTTTCCGAGAATATCTGCTGATCGATCAATATCGGGTACACGTTGAACATCATGTTAAAACAGCCGCTCATCAGTGGCTATTTTCAGAATACGATGACCCAAATGTCACTCTTTCTTTGAGTACTTTTGAGATAACAATTCAAATTGCAAAACTTTACGAAAATATCGATTTTTCAACTGTTTGA
- a CDS encoding HhoA/HhoB/HtrA family serine endopeptidase encodes MKNAKSASERQEIDDDDFFTSTPKPLGKAVTYLSLVALGSGIALGGNYWVSNGQTAIQTTGRSAIAQSNSSVPLSGTTNFVTEVVERVGPAVVRINASRTVATEMPEAFNDPFFRRFFGNQVPDIPDTQVQRGSGSGFIISSDGKILTNAHVVEGADTVQVKLKDGRTFEGKVMGSDRLTDVAVIQIDAQDLPVAKTGNSDGLNPGEWAIAIGNPLGLDNTVTTGIISATGRSGSQIGVSDTRVAFIQTDAAINPGNSGGPLLNIKGEVIGINTAIIRGAQGLGFSIPINKAQEIADQLIAKGKVEHPYLGVQMVSLTPEIKAEFERRQGGNIADEGILIVGVMRNSPAAKAGLKVGDAIAQIDNRAVKDASDVQQIVEQTPVGDNLPLKVQRNGRALNLEIQVGVVPQNP; translated from the coding sequence ATGAAAAACGCGAAATCCGCTTCAGAACGGCAAGAAATCGATGATGATGACTTTTTTACCTCAACACCCAAACCTTTAGGCAAAGCTGTAACCTACCTTTCATTGGTTGCACTGGGTTCGGGAATCGCTTTGGGGGGAAATTATTGGGTGTCCAACGGACAAACCGCGATCCAAACTACTGGAAGAAGCGCGATCGCGCAATCGAATTCCAGTGTACCGCTTTCCGGAACGACTAACTTTGTTACGGAAGTGGTGGAACGAGTGGGTCCTGCTGTCGTGCGAATTAATGCCTCTCGAACCGTCGCCACAGAAATGCCTGAAGCCTTCAACGATCCCTTTTTTCGCAGATTTTTTGGCAACCAAGTTCCGGATATTCCCGATACGCAAGTGCAGCGCGGGTCGGGTTCGGGTTTTATTATCAGTTCTGATGGCAAAATTTTAACCAACGCTCATGTGGTTGAAGGCGCGGATACCGTACAAGTGAAACTCAAAGACGGACGCACCTTTGAGGGGAAAGTGATGGGAAGCGACCGCTTAACCGATGTCGCCGTGATTCAAATTGACGCGCAAGACCTGCCTGTAGCTAAGACTGGCAATTCCGACGGTTTGAACCCCGGAGAATGGGCGATCGCGATCGGCAATCCCCTAGGCTTAGATAATACCGTCACCACGGGAATTATTAGCGCAACGGGTCGTAGCGGTTCTCAAATTGGCGTAAGCGATACTCGCGTAGCCTTCATCCAAACTGACGCGGCGATTAATCCCGGAAACTCTGGGGGACCCCTCCTCAACATTAAAGGGGAAGTAATTGGCATCAACACGGCAATTATTAGAGGCGCGCAGGGATTGGGATTTTCCATCCCCATTAATAAAGCACAAGAAATTGCCGACCAACTCATTGCTAAGGGGAAAGTCGAACACCCCTACCTCGGCGTGCAAATGGTGTCCCTGACCCCAGAAATCAAAGCGGAATTTGAACGCAGACAAGGGGGAAACATTGCCGATGAAGGGATTTTAATTGTTGGGGTTATGCGGAATTCTCCCGCAGCGAAAGCCGGGTTAAAAGTTGGGGACGCGATCGCGCAAATTGACAATCGAGCGGTCAAAGATGCCAGCGACGTACAACAGATTGTAGAACAAACCCCCGTCGGGGACAATTTACCCCTAAAGGTGCAACGCAACGGACGCGCCTTAAACCTCGAAATTCAGGTGGGTGTCGTTCCCCAAAATCCTTAA